In the Theobroma cacao cultivar B97-61/B2 chromosome 1, Criollo_cocoa_genome_V2, whole genome shotgun sequence genome, one interval contains:
- the LOC18610841 gene encoding ribosomal RNA small subunit methyltransferase, mitochondrial, translated as MLLLKPKSTQLCVSRLIFWQNCLRNLSTTSSHCSGKVNDEEDDDKDQKFCDTKENQQDPLYLYKSKGQHLLTNTRILDAIVRRSNVRPTDTVLEIGPGTGNLTVKLLEAAKRVVAIEIDKRMVDILHKRVAEKGLQDRLHVICKDAMKAEFPQFDLVVANIPYGISSPLVAKLVYGRNPFRSATLLLQKEFARRLLAKPGDSEFNRLAVNVKLVADVEFVMDVSKREFLPCPKVDSSVVMIRPKAQVPDVNLDEWWAFTRTCFRKKNKTLGATFKQKKKVIELLKLAKTALVCKDYESDDDYGGDNEEERTDEEDGFASSASDLEMTLFKEKIVGILRTGGFEDKRPSKLSNEELLHLLFLFNQAGIYFHDHVLPKGSDNVEFAAAYSS; from the exons ATGCTTCTGCTCAAGCCAAAATCAACTCAACTCTGCGTttctcggttaattttctggCAAAACTGTCTAAGAAATCTCAGCACAACATCCAGTCATTGTTCTGGCAAAGTTaatgatgaagaagatgatgacAAAGACCAGAAATTTTGCGACACAAAagagaatcaacaagaccCTTTGTATTTGTATAAGAGCAAGGGGCAACATCTTCTCACCAACACACGGATTCTCGACGCTATTGTCCGAAGGTCCAACGTAAGACCTACCGACACCGTCTTAGAAATCGGACCCGGCACCGGAAATCTCACTGTCAAGCTCCTTGAAGCTGCTAAAAGGGTCGTCGCCATCGAAATTGATAAAAGAATGGTGGATATTCTCCACAAACGTGTTGCTGAGAAAGGGTTGCAAGATAGGCTCCAT GTTATATGTAAAGATGCAATGAAGGCGGAGTTTCCTCAATTTGATCTCGTCGTAGCTAACATTCCATACGGGATCTCGTCTCCTCTCGTGGCTAAATTGGTTTATGGAAGGAACCCTTTTAGGAGTGCAACGTTGCTTCTCCAGAAGGAGTTTGCTCGTCGGCTGCTGGCCAAACCTGGGGACTCGGAGTTTAACAGATTGGCTGTGAATGTGAAGTTGGTGGCTGATGTAGAATTTGTTATGGATGTGAGCAAGAGGGAGTTTCTTCCTTGCCCAAAAGTTGATTCCTCTGTTGTAATGATCCGACCAAAAGCTCAAGTCCCGGATGTCAATCTTGATGAGTGGTGGGCATTCACGAGGACTTGTTTCAGGAAGAAGAATAAGACACTAGGTGCTACGTTTAAGCAGAAGAAGAAGGTGATAGAGCTGTTGAAACTGGCCAAAACAGCCCTGGTGTGCAAGGATTATGAATCGGACGATGACTATGGTGGTGAcaatgaagaagaaaggacTGATGAAGAGGATGGCTTTGCATCTTCTGcttctgatttggaaatgactttgttcaaagagaaaattgttggGATTTTGAGAACAGGTGGGTTTGAAGATAAGAGGCCTTCAAAGCTGTCTAATGAGGAATTGTTACATCTACTCTTCTTGTTCAATCAAGCTGGAATATATTTCCATGACCATGTGCTTCCAAAAGGTTCAGATAATGTTGAATTTGCTGCTGCTTATAGTTCATAG